One region of Planktothrix sp. FACHB-1365 genomic DNA includes:
- a CDS encoding NAD(P)H dehydrogenase subunit NdhS — protein MILPGSAVRVTNPVDIYYGFQGLVQRVSDGKVAVLFEGGNWDKLVTFKLSELEAIDTTAGRKGKK, from the coding sequence ATGATTTTGCCAGGTTCCGCCGTGCGAGTCACAAATCCCGTCGATATTTACTATGGTTTCCAAGGTCTGGTTCAACGAGTCAGCGATGGTAAAGTCGCCGTTCTCTTTGAAGGAGGAAACTGGGATAAACTCGTCACTTTTAAACTCTCTGAACTAGAAGCAATTGATACCACTGCTGGACGCAAAGGCAAAAAATAA
- a CDS encoding BamA/TamA family outer membrane protein: MRLSPVLVAVFAASATFGLSNSANSQTAYPDSESSSNSLETFDPGDPGLIPSETHDQSLAVNQIPPSTPIYPFEEIVLHKAKLLNPDLAFSLGESMGKNISQSWVHSAFSTNSATFNPSQPLSDTSLALPSNSSELDSLSERPIADSKEETIILNKGKATQNSGKIAQFYSEVSPKTTNSESNYSSSSEILLNKSATEKTGNFSFPVVVENAIALNSTVGETNRFEPSLNKNLGKLAQFPIEVSEQIASAEINPSSNLEILLNKSAREKTGNFSFPVMAENAIALNSTVGETNRFEPSLNKELGKIAQFPIEVSEQIASAEINPSSNLEILLNKSAREKTGNFSFPVMEENAIALNSTVGETNVFEPSLNKELGKIAQFPIEVSQQIASAEINSSSNLEVLLNKSATEKTGNFSFPVMAENAIALNSTVGETNRFEPSLNKNLGKLAQFPIEVSEQIASAEINPSSNLEILLNKSATEKTGNFSFPVMAENAIALNSTVGETNRFEPSLNKNLGKLAQFPIEVSEQIASAEINPSSNLEILLNKSAREKTGNFSFPVVAENAIALNSTVGETNIFEPSLNKTGAEKLAQFSPTVAFEIAQPAPETQPYNPDEVPPPPSSQPDVPPIIPIPTTPAQAEPEVLVAEIAVSGTENTTLIDRVYSVISTQPGRTTTRSQLQKDINAIFATGLFRNVKAVPEDTPLGVRITFEVEENPPLKQVVIEGDTVLPEDIINQSFADQYNQTINLNQIEAGVKKINQWYQDNGYVLAQVVAAPEVTREGVVTLQVAEGVIETIEVRFLNSDGEATDEEGKPIEGRTRDFIITREIQLKPGDVFNQQTAQRDLARVFGLGIFEDVRLQLEPGKDNPREATVIVNVIEKTTGSLAFGGGISSAAGLFGTLSYQEINLGGNNQRLGVELEAGNRVFQVDVSFTDPWIAGDPYRTSYTINAFRRRTISVVFENGPREVRLANGDRPRVVRTGGGISFTRPFAENVFADPNWVASLGFQYQRVDITDSDGNITPTDEYGNQLSYSGSGSDDLFTVQFGLVRDRRNNKQQPTSGYLLRFGTEQSIPVGSGSILMNRLRAGYTFYVPVNFFTGFIPKGPQSFAFNFQGGTVVGNLPPYEAFPLGGTASVRGWEEGAIASTRSFVQGSIEYRFPIFSNFIGGALFVDAATDLNSQGTVPGSPGGVRDKPGSGFGYGAGVRLQTPLGPVRIDYGINNNGDSRIHFGLGERF; this comes from the coding sequence ATGCGTTTATCTCCTGTCTTAGTTGCGGTTTTTGCTGCTTCAGCTACGTTTGGATTATCAAACTCTGCAAATAGTCAAACCGCCTACCCAGACTCAGAAAGTTCGTCTAATTCCCTAGAAACTTTTGATCCCGGAGATCCGGGTTTAATTCCATCGGAAACTCATGATCAATCTTTAGCGGTTAATCAAATTCCCCCCTCAACTCCAATTTATCCTTTTGAAGAAATTGTTTTACATAAAGCGAAATTGCTGAATCCAGATTTGGCTTTTTCTTTGGGTGAATCGATGGGAAAAAATATTTCTCAGTCTTGGGTTCATTCTGCATTTTCCACAAATTCAGCTACTTTTAATCCATCTCAACCTCTGAGTGATACTTCCTTAGCATTACCATCAAATTCCTCAGAATTAGATTCTTTATCAGAACGTCCGATTGCTGATTCTAAAGAGGAAACCATTATTCTTAATAAAGGAAAAGCAACACAAAATTCAGGAAAGATTGCTCAATTTTATTCAGAAGTTTCCCCTAAAACCACAAATTCTGAAAGTAATTATTCATCAAGTTCAGAGATTTTACTGAATAAATCAGCTACGGAAAAAACGGGGAATTTTAGCTTTCCTGTTGTGGTTGAAAATGCGATCGCTTTAAATTCGACTGTAGGGGAAACTAATAGATTTGAACCGAGTTTAAATAAGAATTTAGGAAAACTAGCCCAATTTCCGATAGAAGTTTCTGAACAAATAGCAAGTGCTGAAATTAATCCCTCCTCGAATTTAGAGATTTTACTGAATAAATCAGCTAGGGAAAAAACGGGGAATTTTAGCTTTCCTGTTATGGCTGAAAATGCGATCGCTTTAAATTCGACTGTAGGGGAAACTAATAGATTTGAACCGAGTTTAAATAAAGAGTTAGGGAAAATAGCCCAATTTCCGATAGAAGTTTCTGAACAAATAGCGAGTGCTGAAATTAATCCCTCCTCGAATTTAGAGATTTTACTGAATAAATCAGCTAGGGAAAAAACGGGGAATTTTAGCTTTCCCGTTATGGAGGAAAATGCGATCGCTTTAAATTCGACTGTAGGGGAAACTAATGTATTTGAACCGAGCTTAAATAAAGAGTTAGGGAAAATAGCCCAATTTCCGATAGAAGTGTCTCAACAAATAGCAAGTGCTGAAATTAATAGTTCCTCGAATTTAGAGGTTTTACTGAATAAATCAGCTACGGAAAAAACGGGGAATTTTAGCTTTCCCGTTATGGCTGAAAATGCGATCGCTTTAAATTCGACTGTAGGGGAAACTAATAGATTTGAACCGAGTTTAAATAAGAATTTAGGAAAACTAGCTCAATTTCCGATAGAAGTTTCTGAACAAATAGCGAGTGCTGAAATTAATCCCTCCTCGAATTTAGAGATTTTACTGAATAAATCAGCTACGGAAAAAACGGGGAATTTTAGCTTTCCCGTTATGGCTGAAAATGCGATCGCTTTAAATTCGACTGTAGGGGAAACTAATAGATTTGAACCGAGTTTAAATAAGAATTTAGGAAAACTAGCCCAATTTCCGATAGAAGTTTCTGAACAAATAGCAAGTGCTGAAATTAATCCCTCCTCAAATTTAGAGATTTTACTGAATAAATCAGCTAGGGAAAAAACGGGGAATTTTAGCTTTCCTGTTGTGGCTGAAAATGCGATCGCTTTAAATTCGACTGTAGGGGAAACTAATATATTTGAACCGAGTTTAAATAAAACAGGTGCAGAAAAATTAGCCCAATTTTCTCCAACAGTTGCTTTCGAGATTGCTCAACCAGCACCCGAAACTCAACCCTATAATCCTGATGAAGTTCCACCCCCTCCCTCTTCACAACCTGACGTTCCTCCGATTATTCCCATTCCTACCACACCAGCACAAGCTGAACCCGAAGTATTAGTCGCAGAAATTGCAGTCAGTGGAACCGAAAATACAACATTAATTGATAGAGTTTATAGCGTTATTTCCACCCAACCCGGACGAACAACAACCCGTTCTCAATTACAAAAAGATATTAACGCTATTTTTGCAACCGGTTTATTCCGAAATGTCAAAGCCGTTCCAGAAGATACCCCTCTAGGGGTGCGAATCACCTTTGAAGTTGAAGAAAATCCGCCCTTAAAACAAGTTGTAATTGAAGGCGATACAGTTTTACCCGAAGACATTATTAATCAAAGTTTTGCTGATCAATATAATCAAACGATTAACCTGAATCAAATCGAAGCCGGGGTTAAAAAAATCAATCAATGGTATCAGGATAATGGCTATGTTTTAGCACAGGTTGTTGCTGCACCCGAAGTCACACGGGAAGGCGTTGTTACCCTACAAGTCGCCGAAGGGGTGATTGAAACTATTGAAGTGCGTTTTCTCAATAGTGATGGAGAAGCGACCGATGAAGAAGGAAAACCCATTGAGGGAAGAACGAGAGACTTTATTATTACCCGTGAAATTCAGTTAAAACCTGGGGATGTGTTTAACCAACAAACCGCACAACGAGATTTAGCCCGGGTTTTTGGGTTAGGAATTTTTGAAGATGTGCGATTACAATTAGAACCGGGAAAAGATAATCCCCGTGAAGCGACAGTGATTGTTAATGTGATTGAAAAAACAACGGGCTCCTTAGCCTTTGGAGGAGGAATTAGTTCTGCTGCGGGATTATTTGGAACCTTAAGTTATCAAGAAATTAACTTAGGGGGAAATAACCAACGCTTAGGGGTGGAATTAGAAGCCGGAAACCGAGTTTTTCAAGTCGATGTCAGCTTTACTGATCCCTGGATTGCGGGTGATCCTTATCGAACATCCTATACAATTAATGCGTTTAGACGACGGACAATTTCTGTTGTTTTTGAAAATGGGCCACGAGAAGTTCGTTTAGCAAATGGTGATCGTCCCCGTGTGGTTAGAACTGGAGGCGGTATTAGTTTTACTCGGCCTTTTGCAGAGAATGTTTTTGCTGATCCAAATTGGGTTGCATCTTTGGGATTTCAATATCAACGGGTGGACATAACGGACTCCGATGGGAATATTACCCCAACCGATGAATATGGTAATCAACTCAGTTATAGTGGCAGTGGCTCAGACGATTTATTTACCGTTCAATTTGGATTAGTTCGAGATCGTCGCAATAATAAACAACAGCCAACTTCCGGGTATTTATTACGGTTTGGGACAGAACAATCAATTCCTGTGGGTTCAGGAAGTATTTTAATGAATCGTTTGCGGGCGGGATACACCTTTTATGTTCCGGTCAACTTTTTTACAGGTTTTATTCCCAAAGGCCCTCAATCTTTTGCCTTTAATTTTCAAGGGGGAACAGTCGTCGGAAATTTACCTCCCTATGAAGCTTTTCCTTTAGGAGGAACAGCATCGGTGCGGGGTTGGGAAGAAGGAGCGATCGCCTCAACCCGTAGTTTTGTGCAAGGATCAATAGAGTATCGTTTCCCGATTTTCTCGAATTTTATTGGGGGAGCACTATTTGTTGATGCGGCGACGGACTTAAATTCCCAAGGTACAGTCCCCGGTTCTCCAGGGGGAGTTCGAGATAAACCCGGTTCAGGCTTTGGTTATGGTGCGGGTGTACGCTTACAAACTCCTCTGGGGCCAGTGCGGATTGATTATGGGATTAATAATAATGGGGATAGTCGGATTCATTTTGGTCTAGGAGAACGGTTCTAG
- a CDS encoding HAS-barrel domain-containing protein: MRLPFPTFSTSRHSQQHIAEVIETATTEYLAQCLEPEDLSFPVMPAFGSWVKSKDEESGNQVYGVVYYATTSPIDSVHRARALGLTLEELREQQPQIFAMLKTEFRVAIVGFEMTNPERSQRGKIYQYIPPRPPQIHQAVYECHPDEIVNFSQELDFLRTLLDVRNAPVDSLVAAAIREIYQLRKLDRGWLIEAGRTLSILLKDDYDRLRIILKQIHP, encoded by the coding sequence ATGCGTCTTCCTTTTCCTACATTTTCAACCTCTCGACATTCTCAGCAACATATCGCTGAAGTGATAGAAACGGCGACAACGGAGTATTTGGCCCAATGTTTAGAACCGGAGGACTTGAGTTTTCCGGTCATGCCTGCCTTTGGGAGTTGGGTCAAATCAAAAGATGAGGAGTCAGGAAATCAGGTTTATGGAGTAGTTTATTATGCTACTACTAGCCCGATTGATTCCGTGCATCGAGCCAGGGCGCTAGGATTAACCTTAGAAGAATTGCGTGAACAGCAACCTCAAATTTTTGCGATGTTAAAAACGGAATTTCGGGTGGCTATTGTCGGTTTTGAGATGACGAACCCAGAGCGATCGCAACGAGGTAAAATCTATCAATATATTCCGCCTCGTCCCCCGCAAATTCATCAGGCAGTCTATGAATGTCACCCGGATGAAATTGTTAATTTTAGTCAGGAATTAGATTTTTTAAGAACCTTATTAGACGTGAGGAACGCCCCGGTTGATTCTTTGGTAGCTGCGGCGATTCGAGAAATTTATCAACTGAGAAAATTAGATCGAGGTTGGTTAATTGAAGCGGGACGAACCCTGAGTATTTTATTAAAAGATGATTATGATCGCTTGCGGATTATTCTTAAACAAATTCATCCTTGA